Proteins found in one Corynebacterium canis genomic segment:
- the rplJ gene encoding 50S ribosomal protein L10: MANAKNIAAVEELKARFEAVSAVVLTEYRGLTVAQTTELRRALGPDVKYSVAKNTMIKLAAEQAGVEGLDPVLTGPTAVAFISGEAVDAAKALKKFGKDNKAFVIKGGYMDGNFLSAEQVDAIAEMDNLETTYAKIAGAINGSLANTAGLFDAHASQLARLFAAYEEKLQGE; this comes from the coding sequence ATGGCAAACGCAAAGAACATTGCCGCGGTGGAAGAGCTGAAGGCTCGTTTTGAAGCGGTATCCGCTGTTGTGTTGACGGAATACCGCGGCCTGACTGTTGCTCAGACGACTGAGCTGCGTCGCGCGCTTGGTCCGGATGTCAAGTACTCCGTCGCCAAGAACACCATGATCAAGCTGGCCGCAGAGCAGGCCGGCGTCGAAGGTCTGGATCCTGTACTTACCGGCCCCACCGCCGTCGCCTTTATTTCCGGCGAAGCTGTGGACGCTGCGAAGGCGCTGAAGAAGTTCGGCAAGGATAACAAGGCGTTCGTGATCAAGGGTGGCTACATGGACGGCAACTTCCTGAGTGCCGAACAGGTTGACGCCATCGCCGAGATGGACAACCTGGAAACCACCTACGCGAAGATCGCCGGTGCCATCAATGGCAGCTTGGCAAACACCGCAGGTTTGTTCGATGCCCACGCTTCTCAGCTGGCGCGTCTGTTCGCTGCGTACGAAGAAAAATTGCAGGGCGAGTAA